The proteins below are encoded in one region of Mycobacterium shinjukuense:
- a CDS encoding N-acyl-D-amino-acid deacylase family protein — protein sequence MIYDVIIRDGLWFDGTGAAPQTRTLGIRDGVLAAVAAPGEQPLDEAGCPEVIDAAGKWIVPGFIDVHTHYDAEVLLDPGLRESVRHGVTTVLLGNCSLSTVYANSEDAADLFSRVEAVPRNFVLGALETSQTWSTAAEYVQAIDALPLGPNVCSLLGHSDLRTAVLGLQRATDATVRPTEAELKRMATLLDAALDAGMLGMSGMDAAIDKLDGERFRSRALPSTFATWRERRRLINVLRARGRILQSAPDVDNPASALLFFVASSRMFNRRKGVRMSMLVSADAKSMPFAVHVLGRGTRVLNKLLGSSVRFQHLPVPFELYSDGIDLPVFEEFGAGTAALHLRDQLRRNQLLADTTYRRQFRREFDRLKLGPSLWHRDFHDAVIVECPDESLIGKSFGAIADERGLHPLDAFLDVLVDNGERNVRWTTTVANHRPKQLNKLAAEPSVHMGFSDAGAHLRNMAFYNFPLRLLKRTRDAERAGKPFLSVERAVHRLTGELAEWFGINAGTLRLGDRADFVVIDPAHLDESVDGYHEEAVPFYGGLRRMVNRNDATVVATGVGGAVVFRSGRFRDGYGQTVKSGRYLRAGERERRALSLSV from the coding sequence AGTACTGGCCGCGGTGGCCGCACCCGGTGAGCAGCCGCTGGACGAGGCCGGCTGCCCGGAGGTGATCGATGCGGCGGGCAAGTGGATCGTGCCCGGCTTCATCGATGTGCACACCCACTACGACGCCGAGGTGCTGCTCGACCCCGGTCTGCGGGAATCGGTGCGCCACGGCGTCACCACGGTGCTGCTGGGCAACTGCTCGCTGTCGACGGTGTACGCCAACTCCGAAGACGCCGCCGACCTGTTCAGCCGGGTCGAGGCGGTGCCGCGCAACTTCGTCCTGGGTGCGCTGGAAACCAGCCAGACCTGGTCGACGGCCGCGGAATACGTCCAGGCGATCGACGCCCTGCCGCTCGGACCGAATGTCTGCTCGTTGCTGGGTCACTCGGACCTGCGGACTGCCGTGCTGGGCCTGCAGCGCGCCACCGACGCCACGGTCCGGCCCACCGAGGCCGAGCTGAAGCGGATGGCCACACTGCTGGACGCGGCGCTCGACGCCGGGATGCTGGGCATGTCCGGGATGGACGCCGCGATCGACAAACTCGACGGCGAGCGCTTCCGGTCGCGCGCGTTGCCGTCTACCTTCGCGACCTGGCGGGAACGGCGCAGGCTGATCAACGTGCTGCGCGCGCGTGGCCGGATTCTGCAGAGCGCACCCGACGTCGACAACCCGGCCTCGGCACTGCTGTTCTTTGTGGCCAGCAGCCGGATGTTCAACCGGCGCAAGGGAGTCCGGATGAGCATGCTGGTCTCTGCCGACGCCAAGTCGATGCCTTTCGCCGTGCACGTGCTCGGGCGGGGCACCCGCGTGCTCAACAAGCTGCTGGGCTCGAGCGTGCGATTCCAGCACCTGCCGGTCCCGTTCGAGTTGTACTCCGATGGCATCGACCTGCCCGTCTTCGAGGAGTTCGGCGCCGGTACCGCGGCTCTGCATCTGCGTGACCAACTGCGGCGCAACCAGCTGCTGGCCGACACGACCTACCGTCGCCAGTTCCGGCGCGAATTTGACCGCCTCAAGCTCGGACCGTCGTTGTGGCACCGCGACTTCCACGACGCGGTGATCGTCGAATGCCCGGATGAATCGTTGATCGGCAAGAGCTTCGGGGCCATCGCCGACGAACGCGGGCTGCACCCGCTCGACGCGTTCCTGGATGTGCTCGTGGACAACGGCGAGCGTAACGTCCGCTGGACCACCACCGTCGCCAACCACCGGCCCAAGCAGCTGAACAAGCTGGCCGCCGAACCCAGTGTCCACATGGGCTTTTCCGACGCCGGCGCGCACCTGCGCAACATGGCCTTCTACAACTTCCCGTTGCGGCTGCTCAAACGAACGCGCGACGCCGAGCGGGCCGGCAAGCCGTTCCTGTCCGTCGAGCGTGCGGTGCACCGCTTGACCGGCGAGCTGGCCGAGTGGTTCGGCATCAACGCGGGCACGTTGCGGCTGGGCGACCGCGCCGACTTCGTGGTGATCGACCCGGCCCACCTTGACGAGTCGGTGGATGGCTACCACGAAGAGGCGGTGCCCTTCTACGGCGGCCTGCGTCGCATGGTCAATCGCAACGATGCGACGGTGGTCGCGACGGGTGTGGGCGGCGCGGTGGTGTTCCGCAGCGGTCGGTTCCGCGACGGCTATGGCCAGACCGTGAAGTCGGGCCGGTACCTGCGCGCCGGCGAGCGCGAACGGCGCGCCCTGAGCCTCAGCGTCTGA